The region GAGGGTTTAGAATCTTCCTCCAGCATAATCTGGTGCATACACATGGACGAACTTATCCCTTTGAGATCAAAAATGTTATATCCTAGAGCTGTGGGATATTTTCTTAAAACATCTAAGAGTTGATTTGTTTCATCACCATTTAAGGTGGCGCTTACTATGACGGGACAATTTAGTTCTTcatccaaaaactcatatcttagaTTCTTAGGTAGCTCATTAAGCTCTATTGATGGTTTCTTAGGACATGGCATATGGTTTGGGGTGAGTTCTAAGCATTCGTGAAGGTTGTCATCTATATAAGGGTCTTTAAATTCGTTGTCCTCCATTATGGGGGTCGAAGGTAATTTTATTATTTCAACGGGGTCTTCTTGATCTAACTCTCTTATGCATTCGAAGATGATGTCGATGACATAACATGAGTCGTCTATGGATGGTGCTTTTAAGAATTTTGATAATATAAATTCTACTTTTTCATCACGTACCTCGAAAGTCAttttcctttcttgacatctattatggccTCAGTTGTTGATAAGAAGGGTCTACCTAGAAGGATAGGGATTCCGTCGtcttctttaatgtccatgaCAATAAAATTTGTAGGAATATAGAGTTGGCCAatcctaactgggatgtcttctaaaattCCTATTGGATGCTTAATggatctatcggctaattgaaggGACATTCTAGTCGGTTGCATTTCTCTTAGGTTTAACCTATTACAAATggctaaaggcattaagctcatGCTGGCTCCTAAGTCCAGGAGTGATTTATCGCTAACATGATTTCCTAAAACACAAGGTATAGAAAAACTTCCTAGGTCTTTCTCATTTTTAGCGAGTTTATTTTCAGCAATAGAATTGCATTCTAAGGGTTTAGGATCATCAAGTATTCGTTTGTTGGTTAGGATGTCCTTAAGGAACTTTGTGTAAGATGGTATTTGGGTGATCGCTTCAGTGAATGGAATCTCGACATGGAGTTTCTCAATCACT is a window of Lathyrus oleraceus cultivar Zhongwan6 chromosome 6, CAAS_Psat_ZW6_1.0, whole genome shotgun sequence DNA encoding:
- the LOC127095146 gene encoding uncharacterized protein LOC127095146, which gives rise to MVESFITTKNQQNKEFMNQNIHINGLITQLGTKLDYVITHNKMLETQISQVAYQQATQTTPGGQFPGQPQPNPKGHANAIALQSETTYDEPVNPRLNKPEPPKKNVMTTLEKQLEELVEPEKQKKEEVKDKEGEKDTKVYIPPPPYKPPIPFPQRLKQTKLDNQYKKFVKVIEKLHVEIPFTEAITQIPSYTKFLKDILTNKRILDDPKPLECNSIAENKLAKNEKDLGSFSIPCVLGNHVSDKSLLDLGASMSLMPLAICNRLNLREMQPTRMSLQLADRSIKHPIGILEDIPVRIGQLYIPTNFIVMDIKEDDGIPILLGRPFLSTTEAIIDVKKGK